Proteins from a single region of Candidatus Binatia bacterium:
- a CDS encoding ABC transporter ATP-binding protein: MNSEDTKPLLQVQGLRTYFEVEGKRAWAVDGVSFDIYPSEVLGIVGESGCGKSVTALSIMRLIPDPPGRIAEGQIRFEGKDLLSLTYPEMRAIRGRHIGMIFQEPMTSLNPVFTIGHQVSEPLRQHFGLSKREAWAQAAEVLTRVGIPDSTRRLADYPHQFSGGMRQRVMIAMALICEPALLIADEPTTALDVTIQAQILDVMRNVQARRERGSIVLITHDLAVVAETCDRVIVMYGGKLQEIATAIDLFDGPLHPYTKGLLASIPDPDRKGEPLQAIPGNVPGILELPTGCKYSTRCPAVQDRCRAEEPELREVRPGHHVRCHFAEELG, encoded by the coding sequence ATGAACAGCGAAGACACGAAACCGCTCCTGCAGGTGCAGGGCCTCCGCACCTACTTCGAAGTCGAGGGGAAGCGTGCGTGGGCCGTCGACGGCGTGAGCTTCGACATCTATCCGAGCGAAGTTCTTGGAATCGTCGGAGAGTCCGGCTGCGGGAAGTCGGTGACGGCGCTCTCCATCATGCGCCTCATCCCGGACCCTCCGGGGCGAATCGCCGAGGGCCAGATCCGGTTCGAGGGGAAGGACCTCCTGTCGCTCACGTACCCGGAGATGCGAGCGATCCGGGGTCGCCACATCGGGATGATCTTCCAAGAGCCGATGACGTCGCTGAACCCGGTCTTCACGATCGGCCACCAGGTGAGCGAGCCACTTCGCCAACACTTCGGGCTCTCCAAGCGCGAAGCATGGGCGCAGGCGGCGGAAGTCCTGACGCGGGTCGGAATTCCCGACTCGACGCGGCGCCTGGCCGACTACCCCCATCAGTTCTCGGGCGGCATGCGCCAACGCGTCATGATCGCGATGGCACTCATCTGCGAACCGGCGCTATTGATCGCCGACGAGCCCACGACGGCGCTCGACGTGACCATCCAGGCGCAGATCCTCGACGTGATGCGCAACGTGCAGGCGCGCCGCGAACGGGGATCCATCGTACTCATCACCCACGACCTCGCCGTCGTCGCCGAGACCTGCGACCGAGTGATCGTGATGTACGGCGGCAAGCTCCAGGAAATCGCGACAGCGATCGACCTCTTCGACGGGCCGCTGCATCCATACACGAAGGGTCTTCTCGCAAGCATCCCGGACCCCGACCGCAAAGGAGAACCGCTGCAGGCGATCCCCGGCAACGTCCCCGGGATTCTCGAGCTCCCGACCGGCTGCAAGTACTCAACCCGTTGCCCCGCCGTGCAGGACCGCTGCAGAGCCGAGGAGCCGGAGCTCCGGGAAGTGCGCCCCGGCCACCACGTGCGATGCCACTTCGCCGAGGAACTGGGATGA
- a CDS encoding ATP-binding cassette domain-containing protein, with protein MSRTGEPLLSVRDLQVSFPVFGGVLRHKVAEIRAVDGVSFDLHQGEVLGLVGESGSGKTTVGRAIMNIIRFMSPEATLGGQILFNTDDGPVDLNGLRRRTMRPHRAEIAMIFQDPYSSLNPRMTVRQIVEGPLAIHTTLSRTDRQKHVLDLLDRVGLQPDYAGRYPHEFSGGQRQRIGIARALATRPKLIIADEPVSALDVSVQAQVINLMQELQADFGLTYIFIAHDLSVVHHIADRIGVLYLGKIAELGGADEVYRTPRHPYSRALLSAVPKPDPRADHSGRVRLEGDIPTPMAKPSGCVFRTRCPVAVDRCANDVPALEDHGGGRLVACPEVRGESEDQ; from the coding sequence ATGAGTCGCACCGGCGAACCGCTTCTTTCCGTTCGGGACCTCCAGGTGTCGTTCCCCGTCTTTGGCGGAGTCTTGCGGCACAAGGTCGCCGAGATCCGCGCCGTCGACGGCGTGAGCTTCGACCTCCACCAGGGAGAGGTTCTCGGGCTCGTCGGAGAATCGGGCTCTGGGAAGACCACCGTGGGTCGCGCGATCATGAACATCATCCGGTTCATGTCGCCCGAAGCGACGCTCGGCGGGCAGATCCTGTTCAACACCGACGACGGCCCCGTGGATCTGAACGGTCTCCGCCGCCGTACGATGCGGCCCCACCGGGCCGAGATCGCGATGATCTTCCAGGATCCGTATTCCTCGTTGAATCCCCGGATGACGGTCCGCCAGATCGTCGAAGGTCCACTGGCCATCCACACGACGCTCAGCCGCACCGATCGACAGAAGCACGTTCTCGATCTGCTGGACCGCGTCGGCCTGCAGCCCGATTACGCCGGGCGGTACCCACACGAATTCTCCGGCGGGCAGCGGCAGCGCATCGGGATCGCGCGGGCCCTCGCGACCCGTCCGAAACTCATCATCGCCGACGAACCCGTGAGCGCGCTCGACGTGTCGGTTCAGGCACAGGTGATCAACCTGATGCAGGAACTCCAGGCCGACTTCGGGCTCACCTACATTTTCATCGCCCACGACCTGAGCGTCGTGCACCACATCGCCGACCGCATCGGGGTCCTGTACCTCGGGAAGATCGCCGAACTCGGTGGTGCGGACGAGGTGTACCGCACACCGCGACATCCGTATTCCCGCGCCCTACTCTCCGCCGTCCCGAAGCCCGATCCGCGCGCCGACCACTCGGGTCGCGTGCGGCTCGAGGGCGACATCCCCACCCCCATGGCAAAGCCCTCCGGATGCGTCTTCCGCACGCGCTGCCCGGTCGCCGTCGATCGTTGCGCCAACGACGTCCCGGCGCTCGAGGATCACGGTGGCGGGCGGCTCGTTGCCTGCCCAGAGGTTCGGGGCGAGAGCGAGGATCAGTAG
- a CDS encoding M48 family metalloprotease codes for MRSAALVSVLVITAGLGCSLNPATNKPQLILTSQGQEQELGRKAAEEVEQTFGYVDDATIANYVSRVGQTVAAKAPEGQFQYQFRAVEMVEPNAFAIPGGFVYISVGLLALTNSEAELAGILGHEVGHVAARHGTSQASAQAPLRIITGIGAAATGIVSSSLGDFVSGVGSATTDALFAPYGRDQEREADELGQRFMGGAGYNPAALSTVLDSLHQYAVQNEQDDGPSFFSSHPATSERVETTRVRAQEISGSERASEKGRAAHLSKLNGLRLGEDPMHGVFLGTDFLQPAMGFTLRFPKGWKTANARDFVAARSDGALLVVTLAEGTDPMQAARAVEAQDKVDLKLRSQPIGGLAAARGEAVAEMEGRDAVLDVAWVAHGGVLYRVIGVSSVGNASDRTAVRRAIETFRPLTKSDRSRIRVERLRVVKTRGGETVASLAKRTGSRWSVRDLEVLNGVASGARLPAGEAVKIVREERY; via the coding sequence ATGCGCTCCGCAGCTCTGGTCTCGGTCCTCGTCATCACCGCCGGCCTCGGCTGCTCTCTCAACCCGGCGACGAACAAGCCACAGCTCATCCTGACGTCGCAGGGGCAGGAGCAGGAGCTCGGCCGCAAGGCGGCTGAGGAGGTCGAGCAGACGTTCGGGTACGTCGACGACGCGACCATCGCGAACTACGTCTCCCGCGTCGGACAGACCGTCGCGGCCAAGGCACCGGAGGGCCAGTTTCAGTACCAGTTCCGGGCCGTCGAGATGGTCGAGCCAAACGCGTTCGCCATCCCCGGGGGATTCGTCTACATCTCGGTCGGCCTGCTCGCGCTCACGAACTCGGAGGCGGAGCTCGCCGGAATTCTCGGGCATGAGGTCGGCCACGTCGCCGCGCGGCACGGGACGAGTCAGGCATCGGCCCAGGCGCCCCTTCGCATCATTACGGGGATCGGCGCAGCGGCGACCGGCATCGTCTCGAGCTCGCTGGGTGACTTTGTCTCGGGAGTCGGGAGCGCGACGACCGATGCGCTGTTCGCGCCGTACGGTCGCGACCAAGAGCGGGAGGCCGATGAACTCGGTCAGCGCTTCATGGGAGGGGCGGGCTACAATCCGGCTGCGCTCTCGACGGTTCTCGATTCGCTCCATCAATACGCGGTGCAGAACGAGCAGGACGACGGGCCGAGTTTCTTCTCCTCTCACCCGGCCACGTCGGAGCGCGTCGAGACGACCCGGGTCCGGGCGCAGGAGATCTCGGGGTCGGAACGGGCTTCTGAGAAGGGCCGCGCGGCGCACCTCTCGAAATTGAACGGCCTGCGACTCGGCGAGGATCCCATGCACGGCGTGTTTCTCGGCACGGATTTCCTGCAGCCGGCGATGGGATTCACCCTCCGCTTCCCCAAGGGATGGAAGACGGCGAACGCACGTGACTTCGTCGCGGCTCGATCGGACGGCGCGCTGCTCGTCGTGACCCTCGCGGAGGGAACGGATCCGATGCAGGCGGCGCGTGCCGTCGAGGCGCAGGACAAGGTCGATCTGAAGCTGCGGTCGCAGCCCATCGGTGGGCTTGCGGCCGCGCGCGGAGAGGCGGTGGCGGAGATGGAGGGGCGGGACGCGGTCCTCGACGTCGCGTGGGTGGCCCACGGTGGGGTCTTGTACCGGGTGATCGGTGTCTCTTCCGTCGGTAATGCCTCGGATCGGACCGCCGTCCGTCGCGCTATCGAAACATTCCGTCCGCTCACGAAGAGCGATCGTTCTCGAATCCGCGTCGAGCGCCTCCGGGTGGTGAAGACGCGAGGGGGAGAGACCGTCGCATCGCTCGCGAAGCGCACGGGCAGCCGGTGGTCCGTCCGCGACCTCGAGGTGCTGAACGGGGTGGCGTCCGGGGCGCGTCTGCCGGCGGGTGAGGCGGTGAAGATCGTGCGCGAAGAGCGCTACTGA
- a CDS encoding transketolase C-terminal domain-containing protein, giving the protein MSFPIDLSAFKPLPLDPSRTSLTPDERTTLAANVQLCRDVIIFFTATGAAKGLGGHTGGPYDIVPEVLIADGFMRFGAPVVPLYLDEAGHRVAIQYLMSALYGHLPAEQLMKYREADSTLPGHPELGLTPGVGFSSGRLGHMWPFANGIALAHPGKAVFVFGSDGSQQEGNDAEAARLAVGHGLDVKIIVDDNDVTIAGHPSEYMPGFSVAKTLAGHGLSVDEGQGEDLDSLYTRMAKAVTTKGPVALINKRKMAVGIPNIEGAPKAHDVISVDNAVLYLDEHGHADAAAQLKAIEKPKHSVSHRGTSNDKGKNREVFGQVLVDILGKLSDEERARRVKVIDSDLEGSCGLHHIHKAFPDIYVASGIMERGNFSAAAGFGMEKGRQGVFGTFSAFLEMCVSEITMARLNRANVLAHFSHAGVDDMADNTCHFGLNNMFAANGLASEDDTTRLYFPGDQHQMRAVLERVFDDPGLRFVFSNRSALPDLLKVDGSLLHGEGYTFEPGKDELVREGTAGYIVSFGETLYRAMDAVERLREKGIDVGLVNKPTLNVVDEDMMQKIGKGGFVLVAEGFSLTTGLGSRFGSWLLERGLTPRFAHIGTHREGCGGLWQQMVHQGLDPDSIMAKVETLAG; this is encoded by the coding sequence ATGAGCTTCCCGATTGATTTGTCCGCCTTCAAGCCGCTGCCGCTCGACCCGAGTCGCACCAGCTTGACCCCCGACGAGCGCACGACGCTCGCCGCGAACGTCCAACTCTGCCGGGATGTGATCATCTTCTTTACGGCGACCGGCGCGGCCAAAGGGCTCGGCGGCCATACGGGTGGACCGTACGACATCGTGCCCGAGGTCTTGATCGCCGATGGGTTCATGCGCTTCGGCGCACCGGTCGTGCCGTTGTACCTCGACGAGGCCGGTCACCGGGTCGCGATTCAGTACCTCATGTCGGCGCTCTACGGGCACCTGCCGGCCGAGCAGCTGATGAAGTACCGGGAGGCGGATTCGACGCTGCCGGGCCATCCGGAGTTGGGCCTCACTCCTGGTGTCGGTTTCTCATCGGGGCGTCTCGGTCACATGTGGCCGTTTGCAAACGGCATCGCGCTCGCGCATCCGGGCAAGGCGGTGTTCGTGTTCGGCTCCGACGGATCGCAACAAGAAGGCAACGACGCCGAGGCGGCTCGCTTGGCAGTGGGCCATGGGCTCGACGTGAAGATCATCGTCGACGACAACGACGTTACGATCGCCGGTCACCCGAGCGAATACATGCCGGGATTCTCCGTTGCGAAAACCCTCGCCGGCCATGGTCTCTCGGTCGACGAAGGACAGGGCGAAGATCTCGATTCGCTCTACACGCGCATGGCGAAGGCCGTCACGACCAAGGGGCCCGTTGCGCTCATCAACAAGCGCAAGATGGCCGTCGGTATCCCGAACATCGAAGGCGCACCGAAAGCGCACGACGTGATCTCGGTCGACAATGCGGTCCTCTATCTCGACGAACACGGGCATGCGGACGCCGCGGCGCAGTTGAAGGCGATTGAGAAGCCGAAGCACAGCGTGTCGCACCGCGGTACGTCCAACGACAAGGGAAAGAACCGCGAGGTCTTCGGCCAGGTACTCGTAGACATTCTCGGCAAGCTTTCCGATGAAGAGCGCGCAAGGCGCGTGAAGGTGATCGACAGCGATCTCGAGGGGTCCTGCGGGCTGCATCACATCCACAAGGCCTTCCCCGACATCTATGTCGCGTCGGGGATCATGGAGCGCGGGAACTTCTCCGCGGCCGCCGGCTTCGGGATGGAGAAGGGCCGCCAGGGCGTGTTCGGCACGTTCTCGGCCTTCCTCGAGATGTGCGTTTCTGAGATCACGATGGCGCGGCTGAACCGCGCCAACGTTCTTGCGCACTTCTCGCACGCCGGCGTCGACGACATGGCGGACAACACCTGCCACTTCGGCCTGAACAACATGTTCGCGGCGAACGGACTCGCGTCCGAGGACGACACGACGCGCCTGTACTTCCCAGGTGACCAACACCAGATGCGGGCCGTTCTCGAACGAGTGTTCGACGATCCCGGTCTGCGCTTCGTCTTCTCGAACCGTTCGGCCCTCCCCGATCTGCTGAAGGTGGACGGGAGCTTGCTGCACGGCGAGGGCTACACGTTCGAGCCCGGCAAGGACGAGTTGGTTCGTGAGGGCACGGCCGGCTACATCGTCAGCTTCGGCGAGACACTGTATCGCGCCATGGATGCGGTCGAGCGCCTGAGGGAAAAGGGCATCGACGTCGGCCTCGTGAACAAGCCCACGCTCAACGTCGTGGACGAGGACATGATGCAGAAGATCGGCAAGGGCGGCTTCGTGCTCGTAGCCGAGGGTTTCAGTCTCACGACGGGGCTCGGCAGCCGCTTCGGCAGCTGGCTTCTCGAGCGTGGCCTCACGCCACGGTTCGCTCACATCGGCACGCACCGCGAGGGTTGTGGCGGCTTGTGGCAGCAGATGGTCCATCAGGGCCTCGACCCGGACTCCATCATGGCCAAGGTCGAGACGCTCGCCGGCTGA
- the cysS gene encoding cysteine--tRNA ligase, whose protein sequence is MSDAAAPISLYNTLTRRVEPLVTGEPGHVRMYVCGVTVYDHAHIGHGRMITVFDVLARYLTWVGQKLTYVRNVTDIEDKIINRANEAGEPASALADRMTEAFFEDMEMLGCRRPTIEPRATEHIPEMVTLISQLEERGVAYRVDGDVYFSVPDYPAYGRLSNRRIEDLQAGARVEVGERKRHPCDFVLWKGAKPGEPIWESPFGDGRPGWHIECSAMASKYLGQPFDLHGGGEDLVFPHHENEIAQSEAASGTPFVGHWMHVAFLRLGEEKMSKSLGNFVTIRSALEEHPCEALRLALLQTHYRSPLEFAPSVIDDAKRSLVRLYETLARIDATGAEGAAEDAAAAATCRNDFRTALADDLNTPRALAALHDGIRAANRLLDAGRNDEAVALGAVLRDTGSVFGVLQGDPVETLQAWRSDRAAEAGLSNDQIEAIIVRRRDARAAKDFAAADAARDELLAAGIDLKDHPDGTTSWTLKRGYEG, encoded by the coding sequence ATGTCCGACGCTGCCGCGCCGATTTCTCTCTACAACACCCTCACCCGGCGTGTGGAACCGCTCGTGACCGGCGAGCCGGGCCATGTGCGCATGTACGTGTGTGGGGTGACGGTGTACGATCATGCTCACATCGGGCACGGGCGGATGATCACCGTGTTCGACGTTCTCGCCCGCTACCTGACCTGGGTCGGGCAGAAGCTGACGTACGTCCGCAACGTCACGGACATCGAGGACAAGATCATCAACCGCGCGAACGAGGCCGGCGAACCGGCCTCGGCACTCGCGGATCGCATGACGGAGGCGTTCTTCGAAGACATGGAGATGCTGGGATGCCGTAGGCCGACGATCGAGCCGCGCGCCACTGAGCACATTCCGGAGATGGTCACGCTCATCAGCCAACTCGAAGAGCGCGGCGTCGCCTATCGGGTGGACGGCGACGTCTACTTCAGCGTGCCCGACTACCCGGCGTACGGTCGTCTCTCGAACCGGCGGATCGAAGACCTGCAGGCCGGCGCGCGCGTCGAAGTCGGCGAGCGGAAACGTCATCCGTGCGACTTCGTATTGTGGAAGGGCGCAAAGCCGGGCGAGCCGATCTGGGAGAGCCCCTTCGGCGACGGTCGTCCAGGGTGGCACATCGAGTGCTCGGCGATGGCGTCGAAGTATCTCGGGCAGCCGTTCGATCTCCACGGGGGAGGGGAAGACCTCGTCTTCCCGCACCACGAGAACGAGATCGCGCAGTCCGAGGCGGCGAGCGGCACGCCGTTCGTCGGACATTGGATGCATGTCGCGTTCTTGCGACTCGGCGAAGAGAAAATGTCGAAGTCTCTCGGGAACTTCGTCACGATCCGTTCTGCCCTCGAAGAGCACCCGTGCGAAGCGCTCCGTCTCGCGTTGCTTCAGACGCACTATCGCTCGCCGCTCGAATTCGCGCCGTCGGTGATCGACGATGCGAAGCGCAGCCTCGTGCGTTTGTACGAGACTCTCGCGCGGATCGACGCCACCGGTGCGGAAGGCGCCGCCGAAGACGCAGCCGCCGCGGCGACGTGCCGCAACGACTTCCGCACGGCCCTGGCCGACGATCTGAATACCCCGCGTGCCCTCGCCGCGCTTCACGACGGCATCCGGGCGGCGAACCGTCTGCTCGACGCGGGCCGGAACGACGAGGCGGTGGCGCTCGGCGCTGTCCTGCGGGACACCGGATCGGTGTTCGGAGTTCTTCAGGGAGATCCGGTCGAGACCCTGCAGGCGTGGCGCAGCGATCGCGCCGCGGAGGCCGGGCTCTCCAACGACCAGATCGAAGCCATCATCGTCCGGCGCCGTGATGCGCGGGCCGCCAAGGACTTCGCGGCTGCGGATGCCGCGCGCGACGAGCTCCTCGCCGCGGGCATCGACCTGAAGGATCACCCCGACGGCACGACCAGCTGGACGTTGAAGCGCGGGTACGAGGGTTGA